The sequence below is a genomic window from bacterium.
GATCGTCGTGCGCCGCGGATAGCGCGCGGCGAGGTAACGCTCGAGGCGCGGATCGACGCCCGTCCGCACGACCGCCTCGCCCACACCCGGGCTCTTCCCCGAGCGCTCGAGCTTCCCGCGGAACCCCTCGATCGCGCCGCAGGCAAAGTCCGTCCGCCGCCGTGCGCCGAGCCGCCGGCCGCGGTTGTAGCGCTCCCACTCCGCGTCGATGTGGCGGCGCACGAAGTCGTACGCGTAGCCGGCGAGGCGCACCTGCGCCGGCGCGCCGCTGAGCTCCAGCACGGTGCCCATCCGGGCGCGGCCGCGCACCCACGCCGGCACCCAGATGCCGTAGACCTCCCAGGCGCTGGTCACCAGCGAGGCCAGCAGGTACGCGTCGCGGCCGTGGCGCAGCGCCGGCTCCCCCGCGAAGACGCTGACGAAGCCGCGCTCCTCGCCCCGCGGGTCGACCTCGTGGCGCCGCGCGTACTCCCGCGCCCGCAGCAGCGCCAGCTCCGCCTCGTGGCGGTTGCGACTGGAGGCGAGCGCGAGCAGCTTGCGCACCCGCGCGAGCACCGCGGCGCGCGCCGGGTCGGTCTCGCCGGCGACGCGGTCGGCAAGCGACACGAACTCACCCGAGGCGGCCGGATCGGCGCCGAGCAGGCGGCAGGCCTCGCGGAACGTCGGGCCGTGCGCGGTCTCGCCGCGGCCGCCGAGCGCCTCGTCGGCGACCTGGTGCGCCGCCTCGTGGCGCAGCAGCTCGCGCACCTCGTCCCAGCCGCGCGCGAGGGCAAACCCGCGGCTGACGCGGATCTCGCGGCGCGCCGCATCCCACGCGCCGAGCCTTCCTGCGGCGTCGCTGAGCGCGAAGTGCGGCGGTCGCAGCCGCCCGCGCAGCGGCCGCGGCAGCCGCGACACGACCTCCTCCCACTCGGCGGCAAGGCCGAGGAGGATGTCGCGGTCGAGGTCGGGACCCGCCGCGGCGCTCACCCCGTCGCCTGCTCCGCGCCCGGCTCGAGACGAACGCCGAGGATGGTGTTGAGCGGTTTCACGGGCGGGGAGCGTACGCCTATTCCGCGCCCGACGCACCCCTTGATTTTCGCCTCCAGAGCTCGTAGGGCGGCACGCTCCACGCGGGGCGGTACTCGGCGAGGATCGCGCGGTCGAGG
It includes:
- a CDS encoding DUF2786 domain-containing protein; translated protein: MSAAAGPDLDRDILLGLAAEWEEVVSRLPRPLRGRLRPPHFALSDAAGRLGAWDAARREIRVSRGFALARGWDEVRELLRHEAAHQVADEALGGRGETAHGPTFREACRLLGADPAASGEFVSLADRVAGETDPARAAVLARVRKLLALASSRNRHEAELALLRAREYARRHEVDPRGEERGFVSVFAGEPALRHGRDAYLLASLVTSAWEVYGIWVPAWVRGRARMGTVLELSGAPAQVRLAGYAYDFVRRHIDAEWERYNRGRRLGARRRTDFACGAIEGFRGKLERSGKSPGVGEAVVRTGVDPRLERYLAARYPRRTTIRRGGGRVDPRVHRDGVRAGERLVIREGIETPAGPRRLLR